A genomic stretch from Thauera sp. GDN1 includes:
- a CDS encoding ABC transporter ATP-binding protein, whose amino-acid sequence MLKMEGVHAHYGHIHALRGIDVEVQVGEIVTLIGANGAGKSTLMMSLFGNPKASAGRIVFDGEDITRVHTHEIARRGIALVPEGRRIFPRMTVIENLQMGTAHADPANYAADIVRVFAMFPILQERQTQRAGTLSGGEQQMLAIGRALMSRPKLLLLDEPSLGLAPIYIRKIFQIVKELNRDHGMTILLVEQNANQALRVADRGYVLQHGEITLAGTGAELLASPEVRAAYLEGGHA is encoded by the coding sequence ATGCTCAAGATGGAGGGCGTGCACGCCCATTACGGCCACATCCACGCGCTGCGCGGCATCGACGTCGAGGTCCAGGTCGGCGAGATCGTCACCCTGATCGGCGCCAACGGCGCCGGCAAATCGACGCTGATGATGAGCCTGTTCGGCAACCCCAAGGCCAGCGCCGGGCGCATCGTGTTCGACGGCGAGGACATCACCCGCGTGCATACGCACGAGATCGCCCGCCGCGGTATCGCGCTGGTGCCCGAAGGCCGGCGCATCTTCCCGCGCATGACGGTGATCGAGAACCTGCAGATGGGCACCGCGCACGCCGATCCGGCCAACTACGCCGCCGACATCGTGCGCGTGTTCGCGATGTTCCCCATCCTGCAGGAACGCCAGACCCAGCGCGCCGGCACGCTGTCGGGCGGCGAGCAGCAGATGCTGGCGATCGGCCGCGCGCTGATGAGCCGGCCCAAGCTGCTGCTGCTCGACGAGCCCTCGCTCGGCCTGGCGCCGATCTACATCCGCAAGATCTTCCAGATCGTCAAGGAGCTCAACCGCGACCACGGCATGACCATCCTGCTGGTGGAACAGAACGCCAACCAGGCCCTGCGCGTGGCCGACCGCGGCTACGTGCTGCAGCACGGCGAGATCACCCTCGCCGGCACTGGCGCCGAACTGCTGGCCAGTCCCGAAGTGCGCGCCGCCTACCTGGAGGGCGGCCACGCCTGA
- a CDS encoding MgtC/SapB family protein, which translates to MPESQPLDAEQIEAFLIATGIGLLIGLERERVPSARAGLRTFALVGMFGALVAMLGQQLASFAPFVAGLVIVALTIVAAYLRHPDPSDPGTTSVAALVVCYCLGAATWLGHAQLAVMLAVATTVLLYFKAQLRGMASRLGARDWISILQFGVLSLVILPILPNEEMGPYGALNPHQVWWMVVLIAGVGLAGYAALQIAGVRYGAAFVGVFGGLASSTATTMLYARQAREFPAMTAMAALVIVIANLVMVLRVGVIAVLVAPAVAVTLAQVAAPAIVFGVLAVVWHWRRLLERAEPVLPATSNPTELKTALGFGALYAVVLLAAAWLSDFAGSRGLYVLALVSGLTDVDAITLSSLRLFALERLEMGVTVTAIGIAMLANLGFKLGMAAVIGGRELALKAAVGMGAVGLGLVAGVLWIGARNGAG; encoded by the coding sequence ATGCCCGAAAGCCAGCCGCTCGATGCCGAACAGATCGAGGCCTTCCTGATCGCGACCGGCATCGGTCTGCTGATCGGCCTCGAACGCGAACGCGTGCCCTCGGCGCGCGCCGGCCTGCGCACCTTCGCCCTGGTCGGCATGTTCGGCGCCCTGGTGGCGATGCTGGGCCAGCAGCTCGCCAGCTTCGCGCCCTTCGTCGCCGGCCTGGTCATCGTCGCGCTGACCATCGTCGCCGCCTACCTGCGCCATCCCGACCCCTCGGATCCCGGCACCACCTCGGTGGCGGCGCTCGTCGTCTGCTACTGCCTCGGTGCGGCGACCTGGCTCGGCCACGCGCAACTGGCGGTGATGCTGGCGGTGGCGACCACGGTGCTGCTGTACTTCAAGGCCCAGCTGCGCGGCATGGCGAGCCGGCTCGGCGCGCGCGACTGGATCTCGATCCTGCAGTTCGGGGTGCTGTCGCTGGTGATCCTGCCCATCCTGCCCAACGAGGAGATGGGGCCCTACGGCGCGCTCAACCCGCACCAGGTGTGGTGGATGGTGGTGCTGATCGCAGGCGTCGGGCTCGCCGGCTATGCTGCGCTGCAGATCGCCGGTGTGCGCTACGGTGCGGCTTTCGTCGGCGTGTTCGGCGGCCTGGCCTCGAGCACCGCGACCACCATGCTGTACGCGCGCCAGGCGCGCGAATTCCCCGCCATGACCGCGATGGCGGCGCTGGTCATCGTCATCGCCAACCTGGTGATGGTGCTGCGCGTGGGGGTGATCGCCGTCCTGGTCGCGCCCGCGGTGGCAGTCACGCTGGCGCAGGTCGCCGCCCCGGCGATCGTGTTCGGCGTGCTGGCCGTGGTCTGGCACTGGCGGCGACTGCTGGAGCGCGCCGAGCCGGTGCTGCCGGCGACCTCCAACCCGACCGAACTCAAGACCGCGCTCGGTTTCGGCGCGCTCTACGCTGTCGTGCTGCTCGCCGCGGCGTGGCTGTCGGACTTCGCCGGCAGCCGCGGGCTGTACGTGCTGGCGCTGGTGTCGGGCCTCACCGACGTGGATGCGATCACGCTGTCCAGCCTGCGCCTGTTCGCCCTCGAGCGGCTGGAGATGGGGGTGACGGTGACTGCGATCGGCATCGCGATGCTCGCCAACCTGGGTTTCAAGCTCGGCATGGCGGCGGTGATCGGCGGCCGCGAGCTCGCCCTGAAGGCGGCGGTGGGCATGGGCGCGGTCGGGCTGGGCCTGGTCGCCGGAGTGCTGTGGATCGGGGCCCGCAACGGCGCCGGGTGA
- a CDS encoding rhodanese-like domain-containing protein — MFKRLAPLPLVIALTAGGLGLAAPAFANTTTPASAQALSVAPAPLLQAAELKALIGQPGVRVLDIRADKDYATGHIPGAVNTPYGKYRGPKENPGQLPSEAALSALLQAAGVDRDSHVVVVHAGTDHTDFGAAARVYWTLKVGGLTRLSILDGGTKAWKSAGGALETTTPQVAASQFAYRYDQEQIVSGEELAAALEAGKAPLLVDARPPKFFAGEARTDAAARYGTLPGAKSFDNAQFFPKDGTTLKPASELKALVALSGADKAPAVSFCNTGHWAATNWFVMSEIAGNKAVKLYPASVVEWSQSERPMENQPSRVTALVQDVKRAFDK, encoded by the coding sequence ATGTTCAAGCGACTCGCCCCCCTGCCCCTCGTCATCGCCCTGACCGCCGGCGGCCTCGGCCTCGCCGCCCCGGCCTTCGCCAACACCACGACGCCCGCCAGCGCCCAGGCCCTGTCCGTCGCGCCTGCGCCGCTGCTGCAGGCCGCCGAACTCAAGGCCCTGATCGGCCAGCCCGGCGTGCGCGTGCTCGACATCCGCGCCGACAAGGACTATGCCACCGGCCACATCCCGGGCGCGGTCAACACCCCTTACGGCAAGTACCGCGGCCCGAAGGAAAACCCCGGCCAGCTGCCTTCCGAAGCCGCGCTGAGCGCGCTGCTGCAGGCCGCCGGCGTCGACCGCGACAGCCACGTGGTCGTGGTCCATGCCGGCACCGACCACACCGACTTCGGCGCCGCCGCCCGCGTGTACTGGACGCTGAAGGTCGGCGGCCTCACCCGCCTGTCCATCCTCGACGGCGGCACCAAGGCCTGGAAGAGCGCCGGTGGCGCGCTGGAGACCACGACGCCGCAGGTCGCCGCCAGCCAGTTCGCCTACCGCTACGACCAGGAGCAGATCGTCAGCGGCGAGGAGCTCGCCGCCGCGCTCGAGGCCGGCAAGGCGCCGCTGCTCGTGGACGCCCGTCCGCCGAAGTTCTTCGCCGGCGAGGCGCGCACCGACGCTGCCGCGCGCTATGGCACGCTGCCGGGCGCGAAGTCCTTCGACAACGCGCAGTTCTTCCCCAAGGACGGCACCACGCTGAAGCCGGCGAGCGAGCTGAAGGCGCTGGTCGCGCTGTCCGGCGCCGACAAGGCGCCCGCGGTGTCCTTCTGCAACACCGGCCACTGGGCGGCGACCAACTGGTTCGTGATGTCCGAGATCGCCGGCAACAAGGCGGTCAAGCTGTACCCGGCCTCGGTCGTCGAGTGGAGCCAGTCCGAGCGCCCGATGGAGAACCAGCCCTCGCGCGTCACCGCGCTGGTGCAGGACGTCAAGCGCGCCTTCGACAAGTAA
- a CDS encoding ATP-binding cassette domain-containing protein, whose amino-acid sequence MNAPATLLSVRKLTMRFGGLTAIDDLSLEVPAGRITGIIGPNGAGKTTLFNCLTGFYKPTTGTLRLAHPSRGEMRLEALPSHRVARDAQVVRTFQNIRLFPKMTVLENLIVAQHNVLQRASQFSIAGIFKLPGYRKAERQAIERAAMWLARLKLTHLADHAAGDLPYGIQRRIEIARALCVDPVLLCLDEPAAGLNPRESAELNELLLYLCGELGIAILLIEHDMSVVMNVSDHIGVISYGRKIAEGTPAQVKHDPQVIKAYLGEDEEEEVTGGAAA is encoded by the coding sequence ATGAATGCACCCGCCACCCTGCTGTCGGTGCGCAAGCTGACCATGCGCTTCGGCGGCCTCACCGCGATCGACGACCTCTCGCTGGAGGTGCCGGCCGGCAGGATCACCGGCATCATCGGCCCCAACGGCGCGGGCAAGACCACGCTGTTCAACTGCCTGACCGGCTTTTACAAGCCCACCACCGGCACCCTGCGCCTGGCCCATCCGAGCCGCGGCGAGATGCGCCTGGAAGCGCTGCCCAGCCACCGCGTCGCACGCGACGCCCAGGTGGTGCGCACCTTCCAGAACATCCGCCTGTTCCCGAAGATGACGGTGCTGGAGAACCTGATCGTCGCCCAGCACAACGTGCTGCAGCGCGCCTCGCAGTTCTCCATCGCCGGGATCTTCAAGCTGCCCGGCTACCGCAAGGCGGAACGCCAGGCCATCGAACGCGCGGCGATGTGGCTAGCGCGCCTCAAGCTCACCCACCTCGCCGACCACGCCGCCGGCGACCTGCCCTACGGCATCCAGCGCCGCATCGAGATCGCGCGCGCGCTGTGCGTCGATCCGGTGCTGCTGTGCCTGGACGAGCCGGCCGCCGGCCTCAACCCGCGCGAATCGGCGGAATTGAACGAGCTGCTGCTCTACCTGTGCGGCGAGCTGGGCATCGCCATCCTGCTGATCGAGCACGACATGAGCGTGGTGATGAACGTATCCGACCACATCGGCGTGATCAGCTACGGGCGCAAGATCGCCGAGGGCACGCCGGCACAGGTCAAGCACGACCCGCAGGTGATCAAGGCCTACCTGGGCGAGGACGAGGAAGAGGAAGTGACGGGAGGGGCCGCGGCATGA
- a CDS encoding YeeE/YedE family protein: MRWLNRTFLITGGLAGVLAVTLAAGLRQGLLALLGIGFGVVLQGARFGFTTGWRDFIERRDPQGLWAQMLLMVLAAALTLPLIAGSGGELVGAVAPLTISLVLGAFLFGAAMQLADGCGSGTLYKAGAGSPLSFVVLPTFAFGSFLGASHQPAWIAAGGLPAVDLLAFGWPTALAITVAGCGLVAWLAGRAARNARAATAQDDAAPTSPQAVAQQLVRAGTASFVTTAAAGKATRWARRWWLGALLLAVLYLLHLVVAGQPWGIVYGMGVWGAKAVSALGWDLSGDAFWGVAPHAQRLVDPILADVTSVTNIGLIYGAIAASRWNGAADFSLPSGKRLAAAAIAGLVMGYSARMAFGCNVGAYLGGIASASVHGWVWFALAFAGSIVGVRIRRRVGA, encoded by the coding sequence ATGCGCTGGCTCAATCGAACCTTCCTGATCACCGGCGGCCTCGCCGGCGTGCTCGCGGTGACGCTCGCCGCCGGCCTGCGCCAGGGCCTGCTCGCGCTGCTGGGCATCGGCTTCGGCGTGGTGCTGCAGGGCGCACGCTTCGGCTTCACCACCGGCTGGCGCGACTTCATCGAGCGCCGCGACCCGCAGGGCCTGTGGGCGCAGATGCTGCTGATGGTGCTCGCTGCGGCGCTCACGCTGCCGCTGATCGCCGGCAGCGGCGGGGAGCTCGTCGGCGCGGTGGCGCCGCTGACCATCAGCCTGGTGCTCGGCGCCTTCCTGTTCGGCGCCGCGATGCAGCTCGCCGACGGCTGCGGCTCGGGCACGCTGTACAAGGCGGGCGCCGGCTCGCCGCTGTCCTTCGTGGTGCTGCCGACCTTCGCCTTCGGCAGCTTCCTCGGCGCCTCGCACCAGCCGGCGTGGATCGCCGCCGGCGGCCTGCCGGCGGTCGATCTGCTCGCCTTCGGCTGGCCCACCGCGCTCGCCATCACCGTGGCCGGCTGCGGCCTGGTCGCCTGGCTGGCCGGACGCGCCGCGCGCAACGCACGGGCCGCTACGGCGCAGGATGACGCCGCACCGACTTCACCGCAGGCGGTCGCGCAGCAGCTGGTGCGCGCCGGCACCGCGAGCTTCGTCACCACCGCAGCCGCCGGCAAGGCGACGCGCTGGGCGCGGCGCTGGTGGCTGGGCGCACTGCTGCTGGCGGTGCTCTACCTGCTGCATCTGGTCGTCGCCGGCCAGCCCTGGGGCATCGTCTATGGCATGGGGGTGTGGGGTGCGAAGGCGGTGAGCGCGCTCGGCTGGGACCTGTCGGGCGACGCCTTCTGGGGCGTGGCACCGCACGCGCAGCGTCTGGTCGATCCGATCCTCGCCGACGTCACCTCGGTGACCAACATCGGCCTGATCTACGGCGCCATCGCCGCCTCGCGCTGGAACGGCGCGGCCGACTTCAGCCTGCCCTCGGGCAAGCGCCTCGCCGCCGCCGCGATCGCCGGCCTGGTGATGGGCTACAGCGCGCGCATGGCCTTCGGCTGCAACGTCGGTGCCTACCTGGGCGGCATCGCCTCGGCCAGCGTGCATGGCTGGGTGTGGTTCGCGCTCGCCTTCGCCGGCTCGATCGTCGGCGTGCGCATCCGTCGCCGCGTCGGCGCCTAA
- the livM gene encoding high-affinity branched-chain amino acid ABC transporter permease LivM, producing MSAVVFARHAMTPAERLRDAGWVAFVGLILGIPLVGLTTVDVGGRLGVETRFGLLAAAVAAVFAGRLLLRWAIDQARNRKQDRDRASTATAADRAHGAQRVVNVLGWVALGASIALPIVFSDNRYVVDTATTVLIYVMLGWGLNVVVGLAGLLDLGYVAFYAVGAYSYALLSTQFGWSFWEALPVSGAMAASFGILLGYPILRLRGDYLAIVTLGFGEIIRIILVNWTDFSNGPNGISSIPRPSFFGLDFTRSAPEGSQTFAGFFGLEFSPMHRLIFLYYLILVLALLTHAFVSRLRKLPVGRAWEALREDEIACQAMGMNTTNIKLSAFAIGAMLGGFAGVFFAARQGFISPESFTFTESAIILAIVVLGGMGSQMGVVLAATLLVLIPEFGRNFAEYRMLLFGLAMVLIMVWRPGGLLSHREATVRLNALGKGAATKEATR from the coding sequence ATGAGCGCCGTCGTCTTTGCGCGTCATGCGATGACGCCTGCCGAGCGCCTGCGCGACGCCGGCTGGGTGGCCTTCGTCGGCCTCATCCTGGGCATCCCGCTGGTCGGCCTCACCACGGTGGACGTGGGTGGCCGGCTGGGGGTGGAGACCCGCTTCGGCCTGCTCGCCGCCGCCGTCGCCGCGGTGTTCGCCGGCCGCCTGCTGCTGCGCTGGGCGATCGACCAGGCGCGCAACCGCAAGCAGGACCGCGACCGCGCCAGCACCGCCACCGCCGCCGACCGCGCCCACGGCGCGCAGCGTGTGGTCAATGTGCTCGGCTGGGTCGCGCTCGGCGCCTCGATCGCGCTGCCGATCGTGTTCTCCGACAACCGCTACGTGGTCGACACCGCCACCACGGTGCTGATCTACGTGATGCTGGGCTGGGGCCTCAACGTCGTCGTCGGCCTGGCCGGCCTGCTCGACCTCGGCTACGTCGCCTTCTACGCGGTGGGCGCCTACTCCTACGCGCTGCTGTCGACCCAGTTCGGGTGGAGCTTCTGGGAAGCGCTGCCGGTGTCGGGCGCGATGGCGGCGAGCTTCGGCATCCTGCTCGGCTACCCGATCCTGCGCCTGCGCGGCGACTACCTGGCGATCGTGACCCTGGGCTTCGGCGAGATCATCCGCATCATCCTGGTGAACTGGACGGATTTCTCCAACGGCCCCAACGGCATCAGCTCGATCCCGCGCCCGAGCTTCTTCGGCCTCGACTTCACCCGCAGCGCGCCGGAAGGCAGCCAGACCTTCGCCGGTTTCTTCGGTCTCGAGTTCTCGCCGATGCACCGCCTGATCTTCCTCTACTACCTCATCCTCGTGCTGGCGCTGCTGACCCACGCCTTCGTTTCACGCCTGCGCAAGCTCCCCGTCGGCCGGGCCTGGGAGGCGCTGCGCGAGGACGAGATCGCCTGCCAGGCGATGGGCATGAACACCACCAACATCAAGCTCTCGGCCTTCGCCATCGGCGCCATGCTGGGTGGCTTCGCCGGGGTGTTCTTCGCCGCGCGCCAGGGCTTCATCTCGCCCGAGAGCTTCACCTTCACCGAGTCGGCGATCATCCTCGCCATCGTGGTGCTCGGCGGCATGGGCTCGCAGATGGGCGTGGTGCTGGCGGCCACGCTGCTGGTGCTGATCCCCGAGTTCGGCCGCAACTTCGCCGAATACCGCATGCTGCTGTTCGGCTTGGCGATGGTGCTGATCATGGTGTGGCGCCCGGGCGGCCTGCTCTCGCACCGCGAGGCGACCGTGCGCCTGAACGCGCTCGGCAAGGGCGCCGCAACGAAGGAGGCCACGCGATGA
- a CDS encoding DUF3750 domain-containing protein, which translates to MNTFKTVPLAIRGLATLLLLSVGLSLANDPRPPAATGEGGWRSAARHSAGIAPDPTALADTAIVQVYAAATYGWRGYFAVHPWIIYKRAGDTAYTRYDVIGWGRGTVVRRNYALPDGLWFGAMPRVLVDHRGAGVEAMIEDIEAAIASYPHADEYRSYPGPNSNTFLAHIGREVPALRLDLPANAIGKDYRPVTRPLGVSPSGSGLQFSLLGLLGLSVGVQEGIELNLLGLNFGLDLNSPGLRLPAIGRIGLDDAVVSHRGAASGP; encoded by the coding sequence GTGAACACCTTCAAGACCGTCCCGCTCGCGATCCGCGGCCTCGCCACCCTGTTGCTGCTGTCGGTGGGTCTGAGCCTGGCCAACGACCCCCGTCCGCCCGCCGCCACCGGGGAGGGCGGCTGGCGCAGCGCGGCACGCCACTCCGCCGGCATCGCGCCCGACCCGACGGCGCTGGCCGACACCGCGATCGTGCAGGTCTATGCGGCGGCGACCTACGGCTGGCGCGGCTACTTCGCGGTGCACCCGTGGATCATCTACAAGCGCGCCGGCGACACCGCCTACACCCGCTACGACGTGATCGGCTGGGGACGCGGCACGGTGGTGCGGCGCAACTACGCGCTGCCTGACGGGCTGTGGTTCGGCGCGATGCCGCGGGTGCTGGTCGATCATCGCGGCGCGGGCGTGGAGGCGATGATCGAGGACATCGAGGCGGCGATCGCGAGCTACCCTCATGCCGACGAGTACCGCAGCTATCCGGGCCCGAACAGCAACACCTTCCTCGCCCACATCGGCCGCGAGGTGCCGGCGCTGCGGCTCGATCTGCCGGCCAACGCGATCGGCAAGGATTACCGGCCGGTGACGCGGCCGCTCGGCGTTTCGCCGTCGGGTTCGGGCCTGCAGTTCTCGCTGCTCGGCCTGCTGGGGCTGAGCGTCGGCGTGCAGGAGGGCATCGAGTTGAACCTGCTCGGCCTCAACTTCGGCCTCGACCTGAACAGCCCCGGCCTGCGCCTGCCGGCGATCGGACGTATCGGGCTGGACGATGCGGTGGTGTCGCACCGTGGCGCGGCAAGCGGCCCGTGA
- a CDS encoding branched-chain amino acid ABC transporter substrate-binding protein yields MKKTLLATAVLALGGLSTSALADLSVAIAGPMTGQYASAGDQIRKGAEMAIADINARGGVLGEKLKLEVGDDACDPKQAVSVANTMVNKGIVFMHGHWCSSSTIPASEVYVESDIPMATVSTNPQVTERGLKNIFRIMGRDDQQGLVAGNYIADNFKGKKVAVVDDKSAYGKGLADEIAKAMEAKGAKPALRESITAGEKDYSGIVTKLKQAGVEVMAYGGYHTEVALILRQAQAAGLQLTVMGGDTMTNSELVTAAGPAADNVMFTFSPDPRKNPDAAPVVEKFRAAKTEPEGYVLYAYAAMQLFEQAATAAKSTKYADLEKAMRGGSFKTVIGELAFDAKGDQKAPGFVVYRWQGGKYDYAK; encoded by the coding sequence ATGAAAAAAACCCTGCTCGCCACCGCCGTCCTCGCCCTCGGCGGCCTTTCCACTTCGGCCCTGGCCGACCTGTCGGTCGCCATCGCCGGCCCGATGACCGGCCAGTACGCCTCGGCAGGCGACCAGATCCGCAAGGGCGCGGAGATGGCGATCGCCGACATCAACGCCCGCGGCGGCGTGCTCGGCGAGAAGCTCAAGCTCGAAGTCGGCGACGACGCCTGCGACCCGAAGCAGGCGGTGTCGGTCGCCAACACCATGGTCAACAAGGGCATCGTGTTCATGCACGGCCACTGGTGCTCGAGCTCGACCATCCCGGCCTCCGAGGTCTATGTCGAATCCGACATCCCGATGGCCACCGTGTCCACCAACCCGCAGGTCACCGAGCGCGGCCTGAAGAACATCTTCCGCATCATGGGTCGGGACGACCAGCAGGGCCTGGTGGCGGGCAACTACATCGCCGACAACTTCAAGGGCAAGAAGGTCGCCGTGGTCGACGACAAGAGCGCCTACGGCAAGGGTCTGGCCGACGAGATCGCCAAGGCGATGGAAGCCAAGGGCGCCAAACCCGCGCTGCGCGAGTCGATCACCGCCGGCGAGAAGGACTACTCGGGCATCGTCACCAAGCTCAAGCAGGCCGGCGTCGAGGTCATGGCCTACGGCGGCTACCACACCGAGGTCGCGCTGATCCTGCGCCAGGCCCAGGCCGCCGGCCTGCAGCTCACGGTCATGGGCGGCGACACGATGACCAACTCCGAGCTCGTCACCGCTGCCGGCCCGGCCGCGGACAACGTGATGTTCACGTTCTCGCCCGACCCGCGCAAGAACCCGGACGCCGCGCCGGTGGTGGAGAAGTTCCGCGCCGCCAAGACCGAGCCGGAAGGCTACGTGCTCTACGCCTACGCCGCGATGCAGCTCTTCGAGCAGGCCGCCACCGCGGCCAAGAGCACCAAGTACGCCGACCTCGAGAAGGCGATGCGCGGCGGCAGCTTCAAGACCGTGATCGGCGAGCTCGCCTTCGACGCCAAGGGCGACCAGAAGGCGCCCGGCTTCGTGGTCTATCGCTGGCAGGGCGGCAAGTACGACTACGCGAAGTAA
- a CDS encoding DMT family transporter: MPHTAQPARWLPFVVLGIGLVAISFSAIFARLAQAEGVNSLAVATWRLGLAALIVTPVALLQSRHELARLTPRQIGMALAAGFLLALHFATWISSLEYTSVASSTALVTTNPLWIGLASFLIFRETPTKMMIGGIALSFAGSLFIFWSDSQTAGAGSDPMFGNLLALIGSWCFSAYLLIGRRLRAGLGLPAYIWLAYGAAALFLFAASGAGGVELFALSNTAWLVLLAMALGPQLLGHTAYNWSLRYVSATFVAVVTLGEPVGSALMAFIIFGEGFAPLQFVGFSLLLAGIYLAAKGERS, from the coding sequence ATGCCCCACACCGCCCAACCCGCCCGCTGGCTCCCCTTCGTCGTCCTCGGCATCGGCCTCGTCGCAATCTCCTTCAGCGCCATCTTCGCCCGCCTCGCCCAGGCCGAGGGCGTCAATTCGCTCGCGGTGGCCACCTGGCGCCTGGGCCTGGCGGCGCTGATCGTCACCCCGGTCGCCCTCCTGCAATCGCGCCACGAACTCGCCCGCCTGACCCCCAGGCAGATCGGCATGGCGCTCGCCGCCGGCTTCCTGCTCGCCCTGCACTTCGCCACCTGGATCAGCTCGCTCGAATACACCTCGGTGGCCTCCAGCACCGCGCTCGTCACCACCAACCCGCTGTGGATCGGCCTGGCCTCCTTCCTGATCTTTCGCGAGACGCCGACGAAGATGATGATCGGCGGCATCGCACTGTCCTTCGCCGGCAGCCTGTTCATCTTCTGGAGCGACAGCCAGACCGCCGGCGCGGGCAGCGACCCCATGTTCGGCAACCTGCTCGCGCTCATCGGCAGCTGGTGCTTCTCCGCCTACCTGCTGATCGGCCGCCGGCTGCGCGCCGGACTGGGGCTGCCGGCCTACATCTGGCTGGCCTACGGCGCGGCGGCGCTGTTCCTGTTCGCGGCCAGCGGCGCGGGCGGGGTGGAGCTCTTCGCCCTGTCGAACACCGCCTGGCTGGTGCTGCTGGCGATGGCGCTCGGCCCGCAGCTGCTCGGCCACACCGCCTACAACTGGTCGCTGCGCTACGTCTCGGCCACCTTCGTCGCGGTGGTCACGCTCGGCGAACCGGTGGGCAGCGCGCTGATGGCCTTCATCATCTTCGGCGAAGGCTTCGCGCCGCTGCAATTCGTGGGATTCAGCCTGCTGCTGGCGGGGATCTACCTGGCGGCGAAGGGCGAGCGGAGCTAG
- a CDS encoding branched-chain amino acid transporter permease subunit LivH (LivHMGF is the membrane component of the LIV-I/LS branched-chain amino acid transporter) → MAYALQQLINGLTLGAMYGLIAIGYTMVYGIIGMINFAHGDIFMVSAFIAVTAFTILAAADVTSIPLALTFVLIVSIFFTSAYGWAVERTAYRPLRGSTRLAPLISAIGMSIFLQNSVQLTQGARVKPIPPVLEGGIVLWDAPGFTVQIGWSQMLIIVTTVILMSAFTWMITQTPFGRQQRACEQDRTMASLLGVNVDRTISYTFMLGAALAAVAGVMVTVYYGVVDFFIGFLAGIKAFTAAVLGGIGSLPGAMLGGLLIGLIESFWAAYLWAEYKDVATFGILCLVLMLRPSGLLGRPEVEKV, encoded by the coding sequence GTGGCCTACGCACTCCAGCAACTGATCAACGGGCTCACGCTCGGCGCCATGTACGGCCTCATCGCCATCGGCTACACGATGGTGTACGGCATCATCGGCATGATCAACTTCGCCCATGGCGACATCTTCATGGTGAGCGCGTTCATCGCGGTCACCGCGTTCACGATCCTCGCCGCGGCCGACGTGACCTCGATCCCGCTCGCGCTGACCTTCGTGCTGATCGTGTCGATCTTCTTCACCTCGGCCTACGGCTGGGCGGTCGAGCGCACCGCCTACCGTCCGCTGCGCGGCTCGACCCGGCTGGCGCCGCTGATCTCGGCGATCGGCATGTCGATCTTCCTGCAGAACAGCGTGCAGCTCACCCAGGGCGCGCGCGTCAAGCCGATCCCGCCGGTGCTGGAAGGCGGCATCGTGCTGTGGGACGCACCGGGCTTCACGGTGCAGATCGGCTGGAGCCAGATGCTGATCATCGTCACCACGGTGATCCTGATGAGCGCCTTCACCTGGATGATCACCCAGACCCCCTTCGGCCGCCAGCAGCGCGCCTGCGAGCAGGACCGCACCATGGCCTCGCTGCTCGGGGTCAATGTGGATCGCACGATCTCCTACACCTTCATGCTGGGCGCGGCGCTGGCCGCGGTGGCCGGAGTGATGGTCACGGTGTATTACGGCGTGGTCGACTTCTTCATCGGCTTCCTCGCCGGCATCAAGGCCTTCACCGCGGCGGTGCTGGGCGGCATCGGCTCGCTGCCGGGGGCGATGCTCGGCGGGCTGCTGATCGGATTGATCGAATCCTTCTGGGCCGCCTACCTGTGGGCGGAATACAAGGACGTCGCCACCTTCGGCATCCTGTGCCTGGTGCTGATGCTGCGCCCCTCCGGCCTGCTCGGCCGTCCTGAAGTGGAGAAAGTGTGA